AGATCTCGCCGTCGGTCTCGGCGATGACCTTCCGCATGGTTCGCCGGCTGGTGCAGAGCACGATCTCGCCGGCGTCATCTTCGACGCTGGAAAAGAGCGAGTGGACTTGCCGAACATCGCCGATCGGCAGCGCTTTCTTCTCCGCGGCCAGTCGTGCGTCGGCATGCCTGTCGGCGGCGGTGCGAAGGGTCTTGTTCTGCTGGTGGTACTTCGAGCGTTTGCCGAACTTCTGGGAGCCCGACCCGCGATCATCGTGGTCCGCCGCCCGGCTGCCTGACTGCTCGTCGAGCAGGAGGTCGCTGAAGTCCTTGTCTCGCGGTCGGCGTCGGGGCAACGGGGCGGAGCGTACCGGATTCGCCGTTTGCGACCCACAGAACTTGCCAACTTCGGCCGCCATGTTGCGCCAAGCGCAAGGCTTCTGGTCGAGGCGTGCGGGCTGGGTAGAGTCGCCGCGTGCCCGTTCCGCTTCGCGTTCTCGAACGCCCGCCCAGCTTGCCGGACGGCGAGGAGAAGAAGGAAAAGTGTGGCGTCTTCGGCATCTGGGGTACGCACCAGCCAGACCAGCCCGACGCCGCGGCACAAGTGACGTTTGCGGGGCTCTACGCCCAGCAGCACCGCGGCCAGGAGTCGGCCGGCATTGCCGTCACCGACGGGCACGACCTGATGGGCCACGCCGCGATGGGCCTGGTCAACCAGGTCTTCAAGCCTGATCTGCTGAAGCAGATGCACGGCCATGCTGCCGTCGGGCACGTGCGGTACTCGACCACGGGCTCCAGCCAGGTCTGCAACGCCCAGCCGCTGCTGCAACGGTTCCACCTCGGCCCCGTCGCGATTGCCCACAATGGCAACCTGATCAACGCATCGCGGTTGCGGCGTGAGTACGAGGAGGAAGGGGCGATTTTTCAGACGAGCACCGACACCGAGGTGATCGTCCACATGCTCGCCCGCCCTCGTCACGCGGCCAAGGCCGATCCGCTGGCGCACGTGCTGCAGCATCTTCAGGGCGCGTTCAGTCTGGTGTTCCTCTTCCCGGACCGCATCGAGGCGGCGCGGGATCCGCTGGGCATTCGGCCCATGTCGCTCGGGCAGCTGCCGACGGGCGAGTACGTCGTCGCGAGCGAGACGTGTGCGTTCGACGCGATCAACGCGGCGTTCGTCCGCGACATCGAGCCGGGCGAGATCGTCACGCTCGACGATCGCGGCGTGACGAGCCGGCGGTACGACTCGCCAGATCGTGTCCGGGCGCGATGTGCTTTCGAGCACGTCTACTTCGCCAACCCGGCCAGCGTGCTTTGGGGTCGCAACGTGCACCGCGTTCGCGAAACCATGGGCCGGCGGCTGGCCCAGGAGGCTCCGGCGCCGGAGGCCGACTGTGTGATGCCGATGCCCGACTCTGGCCGGAGTGCGGCGCTCGGGTTTGCCAAGGAGTCGACCCTGCCGTTCGAAGAGGCGATCGTCCCGAACCGATTCGTCGGCCGGACGTTCATCCTGCCGTCACAGGGCGATCGGGATCGGATGGTGTCGCTGAAGCTCAACATCATCGGCGAGCTGATCAAGGACCGGGAGATCGTCGTCGTCGACGACTCGATCGTCCGCGGCACGACGACGCTGTCGAAGATGCGGGCCTTACGTCGGGCCGGGGCTCGGAAGATCCATCT
The window above is part of the Planctomycetota bacterium genome. Proteins encoded here:
- the purF gene encoding amidophosphoribosyltransferase; this encodes MPVPLRVLERPPSLPDGEEKKEKCGVFGIWGTHQPDQPDAAAQVTFAGLYAQQHRGQESAGIAVTDGHDLMGHAAMGLVNQVFKPDLLKQMHGHAAVGHVRYSTTGSSQVCNAQPLLQRFHLGPVAIAHNGNLINASRLRREYEEEGAIFQTSTDTEVIVHMLARPRHAAKADPLAHVLQHLQGAFSLVFLFPDRIEAARDPLGIRPMSLGQLPTGEYVVASETCAFDAINAAFVRDIEPGEIVTLDDRGVTSRRYDSPDRVRARCAFEHVYFANPASVLWGRNVHRVRETMGRRLAQEAPAPEADCVMPMPDSGRSAALGFAKESTLPFEEAIVPNRFVGRTFILPSQGDRDRMVSLKLNIIGELIKDREIVVVDDSIVRGTTTLSKMRALRRAGARKIHLRISCPPIRHPCYYGIDFADNKQLIATGKTQDEIADALEVDSLHYLSLEGMLDAAGLSEQNACTACWTGEYRVPVDETYGKFSFERRQLKMFS